The genomic region GGTGGAGTGTATTCATCATCCTTGCCATGAGAGACGCTTTGGGCGTTACGGATGGTCCCTACGCCAAGGAAGATGGTGCCTACTCCACGCATCATTTGCGAGGTGGCTTCGTCGATAACCGAGGACTTTTTCAGGATGTCCAAAACCTTGCTACCAAGCTTCTCAATCGCGTCTTTCTGGTAGCCCGTTTCACCTAGAGATTTGAGACACGCTTTCAGTACTGTCTCAATGTGGCTGCAGCTCAACGTGATGGAAAGCTCTGGATCAGTCAGCACACATCCCCGAGCTTTCAACCAGGAATCCGAGAGCATTTTATTGCCCTGGAAGAGCCCATCGAGATCGGCATCCATCGCGGCCTTCTCGACCGTCACAAATTGGGATAGGGACTGAACCACGGAGGCAGTTTTCATGTACTCCCGATCAAGGTTAACCAGGAGATCAGCTACCAGTGAATTCAGAACCTTATGGTCACTGATACGCCTGTGCAGGTCAGTGTCCGCTTTGTCCAATGGGCAAAGGGTCCAGTAATCCTCTTCGCTTGGACAAGGAACCTGTTTCCATCCAATCATTAGCTCCCGTCCAGTGAATGCGAGATAACAAGCTGTGTGCCCCATCGGCTCATGTTCTTGGTCGAGAATTTCATCAAACACTACGGTCTCACTGTTACCACCACAGCCAAGACCTTCAACCAAATCGAGAAGCTTTCGTTCAAACGCTCTCAACCCAAGCAACAGTTGCAGGTTTTCGTTTTTGACCTTTGCTGATCGAGCTGCCAGCTCAGAAAATCCGTCATCACTCATTTAGGTCTGCCACCATTCGCTCTTTGAGTCTTTCAAGAATATAGATTGCAGCAGCACCAACTAAATTGTTGACCAATCGAGCATCATTTTGACTAACTTTTTTATCGCCGCCATGTGCCGTACTAAAATGAGTTCTAAAAGAACCTGTGCCTACACCGATCGACTTGATTCCGCCGAAAAGTTTTTCGATGTCGCCTTTAGCTTCTTTCCCCTCCACTGTGCTAGGAAATGGAAAGTCTTTGACGACTGCAGCCACTAATTCAGGTGCAGTTTTAGTACCTGGCAAAGGCAAATCTCTTTGTTCTAAATAATGTCGGCATATAGACTCGAGAAATCTATTGCTGTGATTAAGCGAATCGCTCGGATCTGTCGCGACCTTCAGCCGCGCCTGTGCCCATTGTTTCTCGAAATATTGACCTTTCATCAGGCCGGTCAGATCTTCCTGCATTGCTTCAGCTTGGACGTCCGTAAACTCAGAAAGCTGCCTAACAGCGCTTTTAGCTTCACCAAGAAAATCATTCAGTTTAGATTCAACGGCGGACCAAATCGAATTTATGGATTCAGCAGAGGAATATTTAACTATATCCTCTTCACTCAACTCGCTCAAATGCTTAGACGTATAGTATCTTTCTTCTTCATTACCGTAATTGTAAGCATCTTCTAAAGAGGATGAAGAAAGCGCGCGAATTTGTTCACCATCAAAGGTCAGAAATCCATACTCGTAATCGTCGAGTCCGATATTACCCAAGCCAACACGGCAACCGCTTGCGTAAAGACGCACTCCATGAACCGCTTCACGAAGATCTTTCTCAACTGATTCCAGCCCAATACGGACCTCACTGCGAGATTCCTGTACAAGCGTCGCCAGCCGTTCAATGGCTTCTTTCCTGGTTGTCATAACGCACTCATTTATCGAGACACACGGTGTAGGTTGTGCAGGACGATACCCCACAGCTCGATGTCTTCCCACTCTCCCACCTCAATGCTTGCATTGAGGGGATTGTGGGCCAGCAGAATGGGCGATTTCCCTAGGCGTTCTCTGTACTCTTTGCAGCAAAAATCAGCCCCAATGACTACGACCACAATGTCACCATCCAAAGGCTCTAGAGCCTTGTCCACCACTAGCACGTCACCATCGTAGATCCCAATCCCCTGCAAGGAATCGCCATCAGCACGGAGCAGCCAGCGCGAAGGCTCACGCAGGCACACCAGTTCATCCAGGCTCAAAGGCGGTTCAGAGTACTCAAGCGCAGGGGACGGAAACCCACACGAAACCCTGCCCACGATGGGCTTTCGCAGAGGATCTACAGGGGGATTGATGGGACCGAGGATGGAAAACATAGGGGCTTGCTCGCACTGTACATACAAACAGTATGGCGCGACGTGCCAGTAGCCCACAAGCGACCTACAGATCCGTCCGACAGACGAGCTTCGAAAAAGCCTAACAGACGTATTCAGACGAAACGCAAACAGCGATACCAAAACTGAAATTAATTAATTGAAGATAGATTATTTCCCTAATACAAAAAATCAAAAAACATAAATGGTATAATATGCCTACAAAAGGAATAAACCTTTTATCAACAGGCCGGAGATAAGAATGATAGTTAGCACACAAGAATCATCAAAACACTTTAAAGCACCAAAGGAACTTGAACCGTATTTAAACATACAAACCGACAAAGAAGGAAAAATAGGAATTACGATTTTAGATTCAAAAATACTTGGAGAAAAATACACACTTGAATTCATGAGACTAGTTAAAGAGGTATCAATATTAAACCACCATAACAATCATAGAAGCATAGAGCTACGTGAATATGATAGCGAAGATTACAAAGTGCAAAAGACCGCATATCAGAAGTTTTACCAAAGCAAAATTAAATAAGCCCTATAGGGCTTTCTCACAATCAAATGCCGCCCCAATACTATAATAATAATCTTGACAATCACATTTAATTCGATCTATATTTTCGCCGTCATTACTGAATAGGTGAAAAATGAATGAATTAAAAAACCAAATCGTAAATCTCAAGAAAACGATTTTCAAAATTACAAAAAATGTATGCGGTTCAGATTCAGAAAATAAAAAACTCGCATTCAAAGCTTTTGTTCAGCTAGCGCTTCATACCGGCATTCACACCCTAGGCGAGCGCTATGCACATCACGGACTGCCATCCTCGATGATAAATCACCACATTAATGTAGGTGAAGCATTGATCCAATATGAAGGCAAACACAAAGACTTAGAGTTCATAGAACTTGATTCACTCATTGAGTCTGTAAACCTATACAACAATATCGTTAAGCAAAATGAACCATTCCTAGATATTCTTTCACTCCTGGCAGAAGAAATCACTATCTCCAAAGCTCAAGCATTTTCGCGGGGTCAATTCATGACTCCACCTGATCTAGCGCAATTTGTCGTAGAATTACTTGATGCTAAAAATGATAAAAATAATGAACATAAAATCAGTGATATTTGTGTTGGTTACGGAGCCTTAATTCTTGCGAAAATTAACAGAGCCTTCAAGGAAAACCCTCAAAGCCTTTGTAAACTAGAGATACTGATTAACGACTTAGACCCATTCA from Pseudomonas synxantha harbors:
- a CDS encoding abortive infection family protein, giving the protein MSDDGFSELAARSAKVKNENLQLLLGLRAFERKLLDLVEGLGCGGNSETVVFDEILDQEHEPMGHTACYLAFTGRELMIGWKQVPCPSEEDYWTLCPLDKADTDLHRRISDHKVLNSLVADLLVNLDREYMKTASVVQSLSQFVTVEKAAMDADLDGLFQGNKMLSDSWLKARGCVLTDPELSITLSCSHIETVLKACLKSLGETGYQKDAIEKLGSKVLDILKKSSVIDEATSQMMRGVGTIFLGVGTIRNAQSVSHGKDDEYTPPTSDLAQTVNHLAGVASVFVMKHTDLVLTGR
- a CDS encoding abortive infection family protein; the protein is MTTRKEAIERLATLVQESRSEVRIGLESVEKDLREAVHGVRLYASGCRVGLGNIGLDDYEYGFLTFDGEQIRALSSSSLEDAYNYGNEEERYYTSKHLSELSEEDIVKYSSAESINSIWSAVESKLNDFLGEAKSAVRQLSEFTDVQAEAMQEDLTGLMKGQYFEKQWAQARLKVATDPSDSLNHSNRFLESICRHYLEQRDLPLPGTKTAPELVAAVVKDFPFPSTVEGKEAKGDIEKLFGGIKSIGVGTGSFRTHFSTAHGGDKKVSQNDARLVNNLVGAAAIYILERLKERMVADLNE
- a CDS encoding LexA family protein produces the protein MFSILGPINPPVDPLRKPIVGRVSCGFPSPALEYSEPPLSLDELVCLREPSRWLLRADGDSLQGIGIYDGDVLVVDKALEPLDGDIVVVVIGADFCCKEYRERLGKSPILLAHNPLNASIEVGEWEDIELWGIVLHNLHRVSR
- a CDS encoding N-6 DNA methylase — translated: MNELKNQIVNLKKTIFKITKNVCGSDSENKKLAFKAFVQLALHTGIHTLGERYAHHGLPSSMINHHINVGEALIQYEGKHKDLEFIELDSLIESVNLYNNIVKQNEPFLDILSLLAEEITISKAQAFSRGQFMTPPDLAQFVVELLDAKNDKNNEHKISDICVGYGALILAKINRAFKENPQSLCKLEILINDLDPFMCNVAALQIISNTVNNNIDVKQLVVLCSDAIKQYKTGEVSFVIKYRTPELVIKDIERIRGEKAVQKVIEETKLLLDFLHESVGAA